One genomic window of Panicum hallii strain FIL2 chromosome 6, PHallii_v3.1, whole genome shotgun sequence includes the following:
- the LOC112896976 gene encoding uncharacterized protein LOC112896976 isoform X1, with amino-acid sequence MDPQPFVRLSVGQLGLKLPAGGNASKAASRLCDCEIRLGGFPVQTAQVPLIHSPEFNLDPFTNAAVFSLDESDLKALAAPGCFRAPRSYLEVAVYLARFGARCGVAWRKRLVGVFRVELASSSEWREGKPVLLHHGWAGIGKGEARPELHLRVKMEADPRYIFQFDDEIALNPQVVQLHGSIRQPIFSCKFIRDRRPSQSDPLGGQYWSSSGSEEKDMEMVRRERKGWKVVIHDLSGSAVAAAFMATPFVPAPGGDTVARSNPGAWLIVRADTTGSSESWQPWGRLEAWRESSAPAAVASSRDTVRLRLHLLPDGQDDCVLVSEAPLSSDKGGEFSIDMDRQVPAATAADHCAASLGAACAGGGFVMSCRVEGEARSSRPFVQLAMRHVTCMEDAAMFVALAAAVDLSVKACRPFQRKPNKKAGSPAPDPLELDT; translated from the exons ATGGATCCCCAGCCGTTCGTGCGACTCTCTGTCGGCCAGCTCGGTCTCAAGCTCCCCGCCGGTGGAAATGCTAGCAAGGCGGCGTCCCGGCTCTGCGACTGCGAGATCCGGCTCGGCGGCTTCCCGGTGCAGACGGCTCAGGTTCCGCTGATCCATTCGCCGGAGTTCAACCTCGACCCCTTCACCAACGCGGCGGTCTTCTCCCTCGACGAGTCCGACCTCAAGGCGCTGGCGGCGCCGGGGTGCTTCCGTGCCCCGCGGTCGTACCTCGAGGTCGCCGTGTACCTGGCCCGCTTCGGCGCGCGCTGCGGCGTCGCCTGGAGGAAGCGGCTGGTGGGCGTGTTCAGGGTGGAGCTCGCGTCGTCGTCGGAGTGGCGGGAGGGGAAGCCCGTGCTGCTGCACCATGGGTGGGCCGGCATCGGCAAGGGCGAGGCCAGGCCGGAGCTCCACCTCAGGGTCAAGATGGAGGCGGACCCCCGGTACATCTTCCAGTTCGACGATGAGATCGCGCTCAACCCGCAGGTTGTCCAGCTCCATGGCAGCATCCGTCAGCCCATCTTCAGCTGCAAGTTCATCCGCGACCGGCG GCCGTCTCAGAGTGACCCGTTGGGCGGGCAGTACTGGTCGAGCTCCGGCAGCGAGGAGAAGGACATGGAGATGgtgaggagggagaggaagggcTGGAAGGTGGTGATCCACGACCTGTCCGGCTCGGCCGTCGCGGCGGCGTTCATGGCCACGCCGTTCGTGCCGGCGCCGGGCGGCGACACGGTGGCGCGGTCCAACCCGGGCGCGTGGCTCATCGTGCGCGCCGACACCACGGGGTCGTCGGAGAGCTGGCAGCCGTGGGGCCGGCTGGAGGCGTGGCGGGAgtcgtcggcgccggcggcggtggcgagcaGCAGGGATAcggtgcggctgcggctgcACCTGCTCCCGGACGGGCAGGACGACTGCGTGCTCGTGTCGGAGGCGCCTCTGAGCAGCGACAAGGGCGGGGAGTTCTCCATCGACATGGACCGGCAGGTGCCGGCCGCCACGGCGGCGGACCACTGCGCGGCGAGCCTGGGTGCCGCTTGCGCCGGCGGCGGGTTCGTGATGAGCTGCAGGGTCGAGGGGGAGGCGAGGAGCAGCAGGCCGTTCGTGCAGCTCGCCATGCGGCACGTCACTTGCATGGAGGACGCCGCCATGTTCGTCGCGCTCGCCGCGGCCGTCGACCTTAGCGTCAAGGCATGCCGGCCGTTCCAGAGGAAGCCCAACAAGAAGGCCGGCTCGCCGGCGCCCGACCCTCTCGAGCTCGACACGTAG